One region of Salinibacterium sp. TMP30 genomic DNA includes:
- a CDS encoding amidohydrolase family protein: MSKEFSSRRIEKPETSLVLANVGFAWVGDHADRRLVSGVDLVLRHGRIDEITVAAMRPTDARVIDASSWLVLPGLINAHHHLSQQLTRNLVPSASVVQWLAECYPRWSRLSADTALAGARVGLAELLLAGVTTTADLSYYFPRGHADIFDAQVQAAADVGIRMLAVRGGMRSVGGPVRDLIGSSIDSTVESAETLLTELDRVTAAYHDHSPDAMLKVGVGLTEPLWDEPDLMRSLSGFARHHDLALHTHVHPRQIDREVTGGVADAFAEVGWWHDRLWVAHGTQLSELELIAMSEAGVALATCPSSNARLGMQIAPAWDLHLRGGTVAIGVDGAASSDSGDMVGETRLAWQVQRIRAGVHPEANALTPELALSWATNGGAVALGWPGLGELTVGGLADVACFDISRLDYVGSSSPLDALLLCGLSHRASLVVVAGRIVVEDGRLTLLDESELADSGRRAAALLSPSKS, translated from the coding sequence ATGTCCAAAGAATTCTCGAGCAGGCGCATTGAGAAGCCCGAGACTTCGCTCGTTCTCGCCAATGTCGGCTTTGCGTGGGTCGGTGACCACGCCGATCGGCGTCTGGTCAGCGGTGTCGACCTAGTTCTCAGACACGGGCGGATCGATGAGATCACTGTCGCGGCAATGAGGCCTACCGATGCCAGGGTGATCGACGCCTCCAGCTGGCTGGTGTTGCCGGGTTTGATCAATGCCCATCATCACCTATCCCAACAACTCACTCGTAACCTAGTGCCATCGGCTTCTGTCGTTCAGTGGCTGGCAGAGTGCTACCCACGCTGGTCGCGTCTCAGCGCGGATACGGCGCTGGCAGGGGCGCGCGTCGGACTAGCGGAGTTGCTACTTGCCGGCGTGACGACGACGGCAGACCTCAGCTACTACTTCCCGCGCGGACACGCAGACATCTTTGACGCGCAGGTGCAGGCCGCCGCGGATGTGGGGATTCGGATGCTCGCGGTTCGAGGTGGCATGAGGAGCGTCGGCGGGCCGGTGCGCGACCTGATCGGTTCCAGCATCGATTCCACCGTTGAGTCCGCTGAGACACTTCTGACCGAACTTGACCGCGTGACGGCGGCCTACCATGATCATTCCCCTGATGCAATGCTCAAAGTGGGGGTCGGCTTGACCGAGCCCTTGTGGGACGAGCCAGACCTTATGCGATCACTCTCCGGTTTTGCGAGGCACCACGATCTCGCACTTCATACTCATGTACATCCGAGACAGATTGATCGAGAGGTAACCGGAGGAGTAGCTGACGCGTTCGCCGAGGTCGGGTGGTGGCATGACCGGCTCTGGGTGGCGCATGGGACGCAATTGTCTGAGCTTGAGCTCATCGCCATGAGCGAGGCGGGCGTAGCTCTGGCCACTTGCCCGTCTTCCAACGCCAGGTTGGGAATGCAGATCGCGCCGGCCTGGGATTTGCACCTCCGTGGCGGCACTGTAGCGATCGGCGTGGATGGTGCTGCCTCCAGTGACAGTGGAGACATGGTGGGAGAGACCCGACTCGCCTGGCAGGTTCAGCGAATCAGAGCCGGTGTTCACCCGGAGGCCAACGCACTGACGCCTGAACTGGCGCTGAGCTGGGCGACTAATGGCGGGGCGGTCGCGCTCGGTTGGCCCGGCCTCGGCGAACTTACAGTTGGCGGGCTTGCAGATGTCGCTTGCTTCGATATTTCACGGCTGGATTACGTCGGCTCATCCAGTCCGCTTGACGCCCTGTTACTGTGTGGCCTCTCACATCGTGCGAGCCTGGTTGTAGTGGCGGGTCGCATAGTTGTCGAGGACGGACGCCTGACATTGCTCGACGAATCGGAACTCGCGGACTCAGGCAGGCGAGCGGCGGCCTTACTGAGCCCTAGTAAGAGCTAA
- a CDS encoding iron-containing alcohol dehydrogenase, translated as MRIDDLTGRRIASGSVRQFDFPNLKRVVYGQEALGELGAEVRRLHGTRVLLITSRSTAANSELTRLVRSSLGSLLVAEFRDAAAHVPLATVRVATAMAREAGADLVVSLGGGSPIDCGKAVALCAPSTESVEVTLARTVVDTGVTAVGDIEHAPLPQVTISTTLSAAEFTPTFTVTSEIARAKIMYHDPRVTPSTVILDPFAAKGTPSWLWAASGVRAIDHCVEWYLSAARTPFTDALAISALQMLWRALPTAVNDPDDLDARQECQLAAWMSVYGSSNVLGGLSHAIGHQLGSNTGMPHGYTSCVILPHVIEFNAHAVGDRVAALAGAVGLPDDDLANGLRRLLDGLGMPSTISQATDSVPDLSAIAEATMMEVAIVNNPREVTIEDVQRILEQAH; from the coding sequence ATGAGAATCGATGACTTGACGGGCAGACGCATAGCGTCAGGCTCGGTGCGACAGTTCGACTTCCCGAACCTGAAACGAGTCGTCTATGGCCAGGAAGCGCTCGGTGAACTCGGTGCCGAAGTACGCCGATTGCACGGGACTCGTGTGTTGCTCATCACGAGTCGCAGCACTGCGGCGAACAGCGAATTGACTAGGCTCGTACGCTCATCGTTAGGTAGTCTGCTCGTGGCCGAATTCCGGGACGCTGCCGCGCATGTCCCCTTGGCGACTGTTCGGGTGGCAACCGCGATGGCCAGGGAAGCCGGCGCAGACCTCGTGGTAAGTCTGGGTGGCGGTAGCCCCATCGACTGTGGCAAGGCGGTTGCGCTGTGTGCGCCTTCTACGGAATCCGTAGAAGTGACCCTGGCTCGCACCGTCGTCGACACCGGAGTGACAGCTGTGGGTGACATTGAACACGCCCCCTTGCCACAGGTCACGATCAGCACCACGCTTTCGGCTGCAGAGTTCACGCCGACATTCACTGTCACGAGCGAGATCGCGCGCGCCAAGATCATGTATCACGACCCACGGGTTACGCCATCAACCGTAATCCTCGATCCCTTCGCGGCGAAGGGGACACCGAGCTGGCTCTGGGCTGCCAGTGGTGTTCGGGCGATCGACCACTGTGTCGAATGGTACCTGTCAGCCGCACGCACCCCGTTCACAGACGCGCTTGCGATCTCGGCACTACAAATGCTCTGGCGAGCCTTGCCGACCGCCGTCAATGACCCGGACGACCTCGATGCGCGCCAGGAATGTCAGTTGGCCGCCTGGATGAGTGTTTATGGCTCCTCGAATGTGCTGGGTGGACTTTCCCACGCGATCGGCCACCAACTCGGCAGCAATACTGGAATGCCCCACGGGTACACTTCCTGCGTGATCCTGCCGCACGTGATCGAATTCAACGCCCACGCTGTCGGAGATCGGGTGGCCGCGCTCGCCGGCGCAGTAGGCCTTCCCGATGACGATCTGGCTAACGGCCTCAGGCGGTTGCTCGACGGGCTCGGCATGCCGAGCACAATTTCTCAAGCTACCGATAGCGTGCCGGACCTCAGCGCGATCGCGGAAGCGACCATGATGGAAGTGGCCATAGTCAACAACCCTCGTGAGGTGACGATTGAGGATGTCCAAAGAATTCTCGAGCAGGCGCATTGA
- a CDS encoding ABC transporter substrate-binding protein, producing MLGESNDVVPHLADSWDLADDGKSVVFRLGDAVSNNGNEITSEDVKWSVERQLAQEAFIPSALGFIGRYDVDNLVEVIDDKTVQMNVVTSTSSDVIQFASPLLTIHDSTEAKKHVTDADPWANEFIRMNSANFGPWQVDRFQPNTEIVLSQNPNYTGERGNFETVTLRAVADSATRMQLVRSGDADWADALTFAEYDGLRDAEGVAIENCVAADRDEMFLQQDGEIFDDVRVRQAISMAIDRDQIVETIYRDFGESAKHGIPQYYDFPESGTSYKFDPEGAQKLLAEAGYPDGLTFTALFSPSRPGPWVEPLAIQIQADLKNIGVTMELNRVAGAAEFFQLVREGRYDAAFYSDSTFVGDATYGAAAFTLSNSNINSFGYDSAEYDALVGKAQEASAEDRGDLISQIADLAVADMPILYLVDSANVQAHRDNISGFSNSPLRTINPALMSVE from the coding sequence GTGCTCGGCGAATCCAACGACGTCGTACCCCATCTGGCCGACTCTTGGGATCTAGCTGATGACGGCAAGAGCGTCGTATTCCGCCTAGGCGATGCGGTGAGTAACAACGGCAACGAGATCACCTCGGAAGACGTGAAGTGGAGCGTCGAGCGACAGCTTGCGCAAGAGGCATTCATCCCGAGCGCGCTGGGGTTCATCGGGCGCTACGACGTCGACAATCTGGTCGAGGTCATCGACGACAAAACCGTGCAGATGAACGTGGTCACGTCAACGTCATCGGATGTCATTCAATTCGCAAGCCCCCTTCTGACCATCCACGACAGCACTGAGGCGAAGAAGCATGTAACTGACGCAGACCCGTGGGCCAATGAGTTCATTCGCATGAACTCAGCCAACTTCGGCCCCTGGCAGGTGGACCGGTTCCAGCCGAACACGGAGATCGTGCTAAGCCAGAACCCCAACTACACAGGGGAACGCGGCAACTTCGAGACGGTCACCCTGCGCGCAGTCGCCGACTCAGCGACGCGCATGCAACTCGTGCGTTCTGGCGACGCAGACTGGGCAGACGCCTTGACCTTTGCCGAGTACGACGGGTTGCGCGATGCCGAGGGTGTAGCCATCGAGAACTGTGTTGCGGCCGATCGTGACGAAATGTTCCTCCAGCAGGACGGCGAGATCTTCGATGATGTTCGCGTTCGGCAAGCGATTTCTATGGCGATCGACCGCGATCAGATTGTGGAAACCATTTATCGGGACTTTGGGGAAAGCGCGAAACACGGCATCCCGCAATACTATGACTTCCCAGAGTCAGGGACCAGCTATAAGTTCGACCCTGAGGGTGCACAAAAGTTGCTAGCCGAAGCTGGCTACCCCGACGGACTTACCTTTACAGCCCTGTTCAGCCCGTCCCGTCCCGGCCCTTGGGTGGAGCCGCTTGCCATCCAAATTCAAGCCGACCTCAAGAATATCGGGGTGACCATGGAACTCAACCGAGTTGCAGGAGCTGCCGAGTTCTTCCAGCTGGTCCGTGAAGGGCGCTACGATGCTGCGTTCTATAGTGACTCGACGTTCGTGGGGGATGCCACCTACGGGGCAGCTGCTTTCACGCTATCGAACTCCAACATCAACAGCTTCGGATACGATAGCGCCGAATACGACGCGCTTGTCGGTAAGGCGCAGGAGGCATCGGCAGAAGATCGCGGTGACTTGATCTCACAGATTGCTGATCTCGCAGTCGCGGATATGCCGATCCTCTATCTCGTCGACAGTGCCAACGTTCAAGCGCACCGCGACAACATTTCCGGATTCTCCAACTCCCCACTTCGCACCATCAATCCGGCGCTTATGAGCGTCGAATAG
- a CDS encoding amidohydrolase family protein produces the protein MLDLLLINGLVVTPSGAKKLDIGIADGKIVSLVENGRSLANEAARVVDLAGQLVVPGGVDPHVHTNSVLPTAADSGIKCFGADRVSEGAIYGGTTTLIDFAHWQPGDDLSDSFARKSAEWEGQTYTDYALHGTFKEEEIPFEVLEQVPDAIRNGHGSWKVWMTNTTPTRPKQKTDLGNIWGLMQKTAEAGAMLAVHAEDDDLVMYAYKQLQRDGQTALEYMPQAHNKISEKISFQRVITLAEHVGAPIYLMHVSAIEGVQAIAEARGRGQAVYGEVLPHYAHFTEEDYKLDHGAIYHTYPSLKSATDRDSMWEALLAGSLSTLATDGVCTDFDVKTRGKTIFDATGGHAGVEMRMPVAYTEGVDKRGLELTRFVDLTSANAAKILGLYPQKGAIAIGSDADLAVLDTTDRRAISSMDLHEADYTPWEGYEVAAWPSMTILRGRVMVENKKLLRGPDGTLLKQHVSRDVLNRPAC, from the coding sequence ATGCTCGACCTCCTTCTAATTAACGGACTGGTAGTCACTCCTTCCGGGGCGAAGAAACTCGATATCGGTATCGCCGACGGCAAGATTGTGTCCCTAGTAGAGAACGGCCGCTCTCTCGCCAATGAGGCCGCCCGTGTCGTCGACCTGGCCGGACAGCTTGTGGTACCTGGGGGTGTGGATCCTCACGTCCACACCAACTCGGTTCTCCCTACCGCTGCCGACAGCGGCATCAAGTGCTTTGGCGCGGATCGAGTAAGCGAAGGCGCCATCTACGGCGGGACCACCACTTTGATCGACTTCGCACATTGGCAACCCGGCGACGATCTCAGCGATTCCTTCGCCCGCAAGTCGGCTGAGTGGGAAGGTCAGACTTACACTGACTACGCACTCCATGGCACGTTCAAGGAGGAGGAAATCCCGTTCGAGGTACTCGAACAGGTGCCGGATGCTATCCGCAACGGTCACGGCAGCTGGAAGGTCTGGATGACCAACACGACTCCGACCCGGCCCAAGCAGAAGACTGACCTCGGCAATATATGGGGTCTGATGCAGAAGACTGCAGAGGCCGGCGCCATGCTCGCCGTTCACGCCGAAGACGATGATCTCGTGATGTACGCCTACAAGCAACTCCAGCGGGACGGTCAGACCGCGTTGGAATACATGCCGCAAGCGCACAACAAGATCTCCGAGAAGATTTCGTTTCAGCGAGTGATAACTCTCGCTGAGCATGTTGGGGCCCCGATCTATCTAATGCATGTCAGTGCAATTGAGGGCGTGCAGGCTATCGCGGAGGCTCGAGGGCGGGGGCAGGCCGTTTACGGTGAAGTGCTCCCCCACTACGCACACTTTACTGAAGAGGATTACAAGCTGGACCACGGTGCGATCTACCACACTTACCCTTCACTGAAGTCTGCGACCGACCGAGACTCCATGTGGGAGGCACTTCTCGCCGGTTCCTTGAGCACGCTGGCGACCGATGGAGTGTGCACAGACTTTGACGTGAAGACACGGGGAAAGACCATCTTCGATGCAACGGGCGGGCACGCCGGAGTCGAGATGCGCATGCCTGTCGCGTATACGGAAGGGGTCGATAAGCGTGGGCTCGAACTGACGAGATTTGTAGATCTGACCTCGGCGAATGCCGCGAAGATCCTCGGCCTCTATCCCCAGAAGGGCGCCATCGCCATCGGTAGCGATGCCGACCTAGCGGTTCTGGACACCACAGACCGGCGCGCGATCTCCTCTATGGATCTGCACGAGGCGGACTACACACCCTGGGAAGGCTACGAAGTTGCCGCTTGGCCAAGCATGACCATCCTGCGGGGCCGTGTCATGGTTGAGAACAAGAAGCTCCTGCGTGGGCCCGATGGCACTCTGCTCAAACAGCATGTTTCCCGTGATGTGCTGAACCGCCCCGCCTGCTGA
- a CDS encoding acetamidase/formamidase family protein — protein MHEGSEEAPQMQALGHEGSSSVYTAQATASLTVAQGEQFLVKTPSILSRAGFEDADDFSAFSIPVIGPVAIEGVNPGDLVRIEIHKLDIAERGAMLTLPGRGGFSGEFRPFGHTMDIRNGLVYFEKDVTIPVRPMVGKLGFAPADDSPSSSTVGTFGGNMDCKDLVEGSTIFLTAQVAGGFLFVGDLHAVQGDGESSLTAVEVEGRVVMSCSVVGRASYPRPVILSGNYVITIGDGDDLDEAARLALDDMLALVQSDRGWEREKAAMLLSAVADVSISQLVNARSSVKVSLATEYFIAPPVLSSS, from the coding sequence GTGCACGAAGGCAGCGAAGAGGCACCGCAGATGCAGGCACTCGGTCATGAGGGTTCGTCCTCGGTTTACACCGCGCAAGCGACAGCCTCGCTCACTGTCGCGCAAGGCGAGCAGTTCCTGGTCAAAACGCCGAGCATCCTTTCGCGTGCAGGTTTTGAGGACGCCGACGACTTCAGTGCATTCTCGATTCCAGTAATAGGCCCCGTAGCTATTGAGGGCGTGAATCCGGGTGATCTGGTCCGCATTGAAATCCACAAGCTCGATATTGCCGAGCGTGGTGCGATGCTTACGCTGCCCGGACGAGGAGGCTTCAGCGGCGAATTTCGCCCGTTCGGTCACACCATGGATATCCGCAACGGCTTGGTGTACTTCGAAAAGGATGTCACCATCCCTGTACGGCCCATGGTCGGCAAGCTTGGGTTCGCTCCGGCGGACGATAGCCCAAGTTCAAGCACTGTCGGCACCTTCGGCGGCAACATGGATTGTAAGGACTTGGTGGAGGGCTCCACGATCTTCCTCACAGCGCAAGTTGCCGGAGGGTTCCTGTTCGTCGGCGACCTTCACGCGGTGCAGGGTGACGGTGAGTCCTCCCTCACCGCGGTCGAGGTTGAGGGCCGAGTCGTGATGTCGTGTAGCGTCGTCGGCCGCGCATCGTACCCACGCCCCGTTATTCTCTCCGGGAACTATGTGATCACGATCGGCGACGGCGATGATCTTGATGAAGCAGCTCGACTTGCCCTCGACGACATGCTCGCGCTGGTGCAATCCGACCGCGGATGGGAGCGCGAGAAGGCCGCGATGCTGCTTAGCGCCGTCGCAGATGTTTCCATCTCCCAGCTCGTGAACGCTCGCAGTTCAGTGAAGGTGAGTCTGGCCACGGAGTACTTCATTGCACCACCTGTTTTGTCGTCCTCCTGA
- a CDS encoding iron-containing alcohol dehydrogenase: protein MNSNSRRSTRTFDLPEMRRVHYGRGCSSRLPEAIAELGLKRPLLVTSPSVSNGPIGRSVRESLGGLAIGVFTEVRSHAPAAAVLEAIEAARAYRADGVISLGGGSAIDTAKAVSMSMPEGVHDVDSLQALSLTGGMINSPLAAEPLPHISLPTTLGSSEFTHSFTVTNSATKMKDMYWDRRVVPQIAFLDADLAIHTPDWLWASTGIKTVDHCIEWYLSLGRTPFTDALVLHALKELRDSLPLAVGQERDADARQRCQIAAWMSAFGALNVVGGLSHAIGHHLGPRAGLVHGHTTSIVLPAVLEFNRPATVERQAALAAAMGSDTTGLDTNSSACQLISALNELIISMRLPRTLAEAGIWDADLSGVARAAMNDPMLRNNPRYVTLDDIEALLGSIR from the coding sequence ATGAACAGCAATTCGAGGAGATCTACACGGACCTTTGACCTGCCCGAAATGCGTCGCGTCCATTATGGTCGCGGCTGCAGTTCACGGCTCCCAGAGGCAATAGCGGAGCTCGGCCTGAAACGCCCTTTGCTGGTGACCAGCCCATCGGTGTCGAATGGGCCGATAGGCCGCTCCGTCCGCGAGAGTTTGGGAGGGCTCGCGATAGGAGTGTTTACTGAGGTACGCTCGCACGCTCCGGCCGCGGCGGTGCTCGAGGCGATCGAGGCTGCACGCGCATACCGGGCCGATGGCGTTATCAGCTTGGGGGGTGGAAGTGCAATCGATACTGCGAAAGCAGTTTCCATGTCCATGCCCGAAGGAGTACATGACGTGGACAGTTTGCAGGCGTTGAGTCTCACAGGGGGTATGATCAACTCGCCACTCGCCGCGGAACCGCTTCCCCACATTTCGTTGCCAACGACGTTGGGCAGTTCTGAGTTCACTCACTCCTTCACCGTCACCAACTCCGCGACCAAGATGAAGGACATGTACTGGGATCGCCGTGTCGTCCCTCAGATCGCCTTCTTAGACGCAGACTTAGCGATCCATACTCCGGACTGGCTGTGGGCCTCGACCGGCATAAAGACAGTCGACCACTGTATCGAGTGGTATCTCTCCCTCGGGCGTACCCCATTCACGGATGCCTTGGTACTTCATGCGCTGAAGGAATTGCGCGACTCACTTCCTCTCGCCGTCGGCCAGGAGCGCGACGCCGATGCGCGCCAACGATGTCAGATCGCCGCGTGGATGTCTGCATTCGGTGCATTGAACGTCGTCGGCGGATTATCTCACGCAATTGGCCACCATCTCGGCCCCCGCGCAGGTCTAGTGCATGGTCACACCACCTCGATCGTGCTGCCGGCGGTGCTTGAATTCAACCGCCCGGCGACTGTCGAACGACAGGCGGCGCTCGCAGCGGCAATGGGATCGGACACCACCGGACTAGACACGAATTCCTCAGCGTGCCAGCTGATCAGTGCACTGAACGAGTTGATTATTTCGATGCGCTTGCCGAGAACACTCGCTGAGGCCGGCATCTGGGACGCCGACCTCAGTGGAGTCGCACGCGCCGCGATGAACGACCCGATGCTTCGGAACAACCCGCGTTACGTCACGCTCGACGACATCGAGGCATTACTCGGGTCCATTCGCTAA
- a CDS encoding thiamine pyrophosphate-binding protein: MYGYELIARQLVAEGVDTVFAVMGDGNLHLLAELGLTHGIRIVHARHEQGAVSMADGYSRFTGQLGVATVTHGPGMTNTATSLATAVAHRSRVLLIVGGLAAHDVDNLQQLDQSAFAASLGADRVALTTPSRVGADLDRALRIVLNGRRTVVLDAATDIQTAETGITTIRSGETRITASAPAPSRELAEQAARILGAAKRPIIVAGRGASSNDAISAIGKLAVAIGAPVVTSLLGKGNFSSHPNSLGVAGGLGDPAASHTLATADCVLSIGASLNDWTTTRKDFVTDATIIQIDVDPLAFGRFVDPALAILSDAACAALAITEYIVPSAPPLSWRPPARDSAGDDLEYDDGANTVDPRRACLAIENALPRDRAVVVDGGHACIWGAQLVQTHMPRSFTHGFSFGSIGQSLSLALGAAAGLNGRRVAAIMGDGSAAMSIAELETAVRENLPVAIVVLNDGGFGIERHTLALQNLPVAESNYPSPNFADLARAAGASAITVSSVEDLSLIPQLLQESGPVLIDLRVNGGLIADTFLEIKQLHR; the protein is encoded by the coding sequence ATGTACGGCTATGAACTTATTGCCCGCCAACTTGTCGCGGAGGGCGTGGATACGGTCTTTGCTGTTATGGGCGACGGCAATCTTCACCTGTTGGCGGAGCTAGGCCTGACCCATGGCATCCGGATCGTGCACGCGCGGCACGAACAGGGCGCGGTAAGCATGGCGGACGGCTACTCTCGATTCACTGGGCAGCTCGGTGTGGCGACGGTCACTCACGGCCCCGGAATGACCAACACTGCGACCTCGCTCGCCACCGCGGTGGCGCACCGGTCTCGTGTGTTGCTCATTGTCGGGGGACTGGCCGCGCATGACGTCGACAACCTTCAGCAACTGGACCAATCGGCATTTGCGGCATCGCTGGGTGCTGACCGAGTGGCTCTGACGACTCCTTCACGTGTAGGTGCTGATCTGGATAGGGCGCTCCGGATTGTGTTGAACGGTCGCCGAACTGTCGTATTGGACGCGGCAACCGATATTCAGACAGCAGAGACAGGCATCACGACGATTCGCAGTGGCGAAACCCGCATCACGGCATCGGCGCCAGCACCCAGCCGCGAGCTCGCTGAGCAGGCCGCGCGCATCCTCGGTGCCGCGAAGCGACCGATCATCGTGGCAGGGCGTGGAGCCTCATCTAATGATGCGATCTCCGCGATCGGCAAGCTTGCCGTCGCCATCGGTGCGCCAGTGGTGACGTCGTTGCTTGGAAAGGGAAACTTCAGTTCGCACCCGAACTCGCTAGGTGTGGCCGGCGGCCTAGGCGATCCTGCGGCTTCTCACACCTTGGCAACTGCGGACTGCGTCCTTTCAATAGGCGCGTCACTGAACGATTGGACGACCACCCGTAAAGACTTCGTTACAGACGCCACCATCATCCAGATTGACGTCGATCCGCTGGCTTTCGGCCGCTTCGTCGATCCAGCATTGGCGATCCTTTCCGACGCAGCATGTGCAGCACTGGCGATCACCGAGTACATCGTGCCGTCTGCCCCACCGCTGAGTTGGCGGCCGCCCGCACGCGACTCGGCCGGTGACGACCTCGAGTACGACGACGGAGCCAACACAGTCGACCCGAGGCGGGCCTGTCTCGCCATTGAAAATGCTCTTCCACGAGATCGCGCCGTTGTTGTGGATGGTGGCCACGCCTGCATCTGGGGCGCCCAACTCGTCCAGACACACATGCCCCGATCATTCACCCACGGGTTCTCATTCGGCTCGATCGGCCAGAGCCTGAGCCTCGCACTGGGGGCCGCAGCGGGCCTCAACGGCCGTCGGGTCGCAGCCATCATGGGCGACGGGTCGGCGGCAATGAGCATCGCAGAGCTCGAGACTGCAGTCCGTGAGAATCTTCCGGTTGCAATCGTCGTTCTCAATGACGGCGGATTCGGAATAGAGCGTCACACGCTTGCCCTCCAGAACCTCCCCGTCGCGGAGTCGAACTACCCATCGCCAAATTTCGCCGATCTGGCACGAGCTGCCGGTGCGTCTGCGATCACTGTGTCGAGCGTTGAAGATCTGTCTCTGATTCCGCAGCTTCTCCAAGAGTCGGGACCAGTACTGATCGATCTGCGGGTCAACGGCGGCCTGATTGCTGACACCTTTCTGGAAATCAAGCAACTGCACCGCTGA
- a CDS encoding branched-chain amino acid transaminase: MTHTTIAPAAPTQDIGVRYLLHDGELVEYGEAKLHVLSTTLKYGVGVFEGFRAYWSEEDDELYAFRIQDHMRRLVDSMRVVEIDGPTDVDLLSAQLLGLVRANELRGNLHMRTQVFVDSSDGKPDDTGPATVYMAAIPMGNYFGATGLDVQISSWARLSDRSMPPRVKSIANYQNGRLALLESRRNGYDAALLLTEDGHVSEGAGYNVFMVRDGRLCTPPVTESILEGITRDSVMHLATAELGLELDVRPIDRTELYSAEEVFVCGSAAEVNHVKSVDRTPIGDTQPGEITRQLQDLYQKAVRGKVSADQGWAQPVYSV, from the coding sequence ATGACACACACCACAATCGCCCCAGCAGCCCCGACACAAGACATTGGCGTACGTTACCTGCTCCACGACGGGGAGTTGGTGGAATATGGCGAGGCGAAGCTCCACGTGCTCAGCACGACGCTTAAGTACGGTGTTGGAGTCTTTGAAGGATTCCGCGCCTATTGGAGCGAAGAGGACGACGAACTCTATGCTTTCCGAATTCAGGACCACATGCGTCGACTGGTTGACTCGATGCGAGTCGTCGAAATCGACGGGCCGACGGATGTTGACTTACTTTCGGCACAGCTACTCGGACTGGTGCGGGCAAACGAGCTGCGCGGCAATCTGCATATGCGCACCCAGGTCTTCGTCGATTCCAGTGACGGAAAACCTGATGATACAGGCCCCGCGACGGTCTATATGGCGGCCATCCCCATGGGCAATTACTTCGGTGCGACCGGGTTGGATGTGCAGATCAGCAGTTGGGCGCGCCTGTCAGACCGATCGATGCCTCCGCGAGTGAAGTCAATCGCGAACTATCAGAACGGGCGACTGGCGCTTCTGGAATCGCGACGGAACGGTTATGATGCGGCACTCCTGCTCACCGAGGACGGTCACGTTTCCGAAGGTGCCGGCTACAACGTGTTTATGGTGCGCGACGGTAGGCTGTGCACCCCACCGGTCACCGAGAGCATTCTCGAGGGCATCACACGGGACAGTGTCATGCACTTAGCAACCGCAGAACTCGGTCTGGAGCTGGATGTTCGTCCCATTGATCGCACCGAGCTTTACTCCGCAGAAGAAGTTTTCGTGTGCGGTAGCGCGGCGGAGGTCAACCATGTCAAATCGGTAGACCGAACCCCCATTGGAGACACTCAGCCGGGAGAGATCACTCGTCAGCTGCAGGACCTTTACCAGAAAGCTGTGCGTGGTAAGGTCTCCGCCGACCAAGGATGGGCTCAGCCCGTCTACTCGGTATAA
- a CDS encoding isochorismatase family cysteine hydrolase, with amino-acid sequence MGEVIQMSPELSAVDTALVVIDMQNGFCHPDGSIAQTMPIDANSKVVPVVAGLVSAAHAAGMTVFWSIQEHIANDVSIDRSWLDNPQAELLVPPCLRGSWDSELLDDLSPLVHENDVKIVKHRASAFYGTGLEVELRMRGITHLVICGVTTSYCVDGTVRDAYSRDLGVTVVEDACGTPWPDLHAATMKNISLFHGTVTTSAVVTSALSTIRS; translated from the coding sequence GTGGGCGAGGTCATCCAAATGAGCCCCGAATTGTCTGCAGTAGATACGGCTCTGGTCGTGATCGACATGCAGAACGGATTCTGCCACCCAGACGGGTCAATCGCCCAGACGATGCCTATTGATGCGAACTCGAAGGTCGTCCCGGTTGTTGCTGGTCTGGTGTCTGCTGCGCATGCAGCAGGTATGACCGTTTTCTGGTCAATCCAGGAGCACATCGCGAACGACGTGTCGATCGATCGGTCTTGGTTGGATAATCCACAAGCGGAACTCCTCGTGCCCCCTTGCCTTCGGGGCAGTTGGGACTCGGAACTGCTGGATGACCTCTCCCCGCTCGTTCACGAGAACGATGTGAAAATCGTCAAGCACCGGGCCAGTGCGTTTTACGGCACCGGCTTAGAAGTCGAGCTGAGAATGCGGGGCATCACGCATCTCGTGATTTGCGGAGTTACCACCAGCTACTGCGTGGATGGGACAGTACGCGATGCGTACTCGCGAGATCTGGGCGTCACGGTCGTCGAAGACGCCTGTGGCACTCCTTGGCCTGACCTCCACGCGGCCACCATGAAGAATATTTCCCTTTTCCACGGCACCGTGACGACCAGCGCGGTCGTCACGAGCGCTTTATCGACCATTCGTTCATAG